One window from the genome of Roseisolibacter agri encodes:
- a CDS encoding WD40/YVTN/BNR-like repeat-containing protein — protein sequence MPRHRRPRSTRASSPLRALPLLAAAALAPAALPLTSLGAQPAARPTAAPAPTVDPKLLGALRWRMVGPARGGRVTAATGVASQPHTFYFGSTGGGVWRTTDAGQNWVNLSDGQIREGSIGAVEVAPSDPNVLWVGTGSDGLRSNVSTGRGVYRSTDAGKTWTHVGLRESGHIGGIRVHPRDPNTAFVAAIGNGFKPNAERGLFRTRDGGKSWEKVLFVSDSTGAVDVELKPDDPNTLYASMWRAERKPWTIISGAYEGGIYKSTDGGTTWKKLEGGLPKGLFGKSNVAVSAADPNRVYALIEAASGAGLYRSDDAGASWTRVNDQASLITRPFYYTTLGADPTNADVVYAGAEGFFKSTDGGKTFRSMSTPHGDNHDIWINPKDGQIMIQANDGGVNVSLNGGRTWSSQYNQPTAEIYQVAVDNQYPYLLYGAQQDNSTLIVPSLPTTSSSPDDPIQSWRQGPGCETGPILPHITNPDTVYGSCKGQFSRASLRSGQEQQSWVGAQSLYGNAGKDLIYRFQRVSPMETSPHDARTVYYGSQYVHRTRDEGKTWERISPDLTANDPQYQSVISGSPITIDVTGEEMYATLYAIRESTLEPGVIWTGANDGPIHVTRDGGKTWAKVTPPDLGPGGRVQNIEPSPHRKGAAYVAVLRYQLGDFKPYLYATNDYGKSWRLLTPGDNGIPADEPTRVVREDPARAGLLYAGTEFGAYVSFDDGRRWQSLQLNLPNTPITDLRVHRNDLVISTQGRSFWILDNVTPLHALADERQRAALAGAPAHLFRPREAVRTRYRAGFGGLEAERTATADPQYPPAGAMIDYWIAKAPEGQATLDILDSAGAVIRSITSVSPGERTQAVENNMRAPAFERTGTPRLDVREGMRRFVWDYTLPGPWDAATQRPGRNGPMAAPGRYTARLTIANPAAGTQRWTMSQPLIVRADPRQLKDGVTPAVMRAQLAHNLKVRDMVSETNRLVARVRAARTRFNGAPPGTIQQDSLRLLQALEGKLVTPAIRYSRPGLQAHISYLYGMTLQADQRVPRDAVERYQALRRELDAVQAEARRLLGPERETTASSGS from the coding sequence ATGCCCCGCCACCGCCGGCCCCGCTCCACCCGCGCGTCGTCGCCGCTGCGCGCGCTACCGCTCCTCGCCGCCGCCGCGCTCGCGCCCGCCGCGCTCCCACTCACGTCGCTCGGCGCCCAGCCCGCCGCCCGGCCGACCGCGGCTCCTGCTCCCACCGTCGACCCCAAGCTCCTGGGGGCGCTGCGCTGGCGCATGGTCGGCCCCGCCCGCGGCGGCCGCGTCACCGCTGCCACCGGCGTCGCGTCGCAGCCGCACACCTTCTACTTCGGCTCCACCGGCGGCGGCGTCTGGCGCACCACCGACGCGGGCCAGAACTGGGTCAACCTCTCCGACGGGCAGATCAGGGAGGGCTCGATCGGCGCCGTCGAGGTCGCGCCTTCCGACCCGAACGTGCTCTGGGTCGGCACCGGCTCGGACGGCCTGCGCAGCAACGTCTCCACCGGCCGTGGCGTCTACCGCTCCACCGACGCCGGGAAGACGTGGACGCACGTCGGGCTGCGCGAGTCGGGCCACATCGGCGGCATCCGCGTGCACCCGCGCGATCCCAACACCGCCTTCGTCGCCGCCATCGGCAACGGCTTCAAGCCGAACGCGGAGCGCGGCCTGTTCCGCACGCGCGACGGCGGGAAGAGCTGGGAGAAGGTGCTCTTCGTCTCCGACAGCACGGGCGCGGTGGACGTCGAGCTCAAGCCCGACGACCCGAACACGCTCTACGCCTCGATGTGGCGCGCCGAGCGCAAGCCGTGGACGATCATCTCCGGCGCGTACGAGGGCGGCATCTACAAGAGCACCGACGGCGGCACGACCTGGAAGAAGCTTGAGGGCGGCCTGCCCAAGGGTCTCTTCGGCAAGAGCAACGTCGCCGTCAGCGCCGCGGACCCGAACCGCGTCTACGCGCTCATCGAGGCGGCGAGCGGCGCGGGCCTCTACCGCTCCGACGACGCGGGCGCGAGCTGGACGCGCGTCAACGACCAGGCGTCGCTCATCACGCGCCCCTTCTACTACACCACGCTCGGCGCCGACCCGACCAACGCGGACGTCGTGTACGCGGGCGCCGAGGGCTTCTTCAAGTCGACCGACGGCGGGAAGACGTTCCGCTCGATGTCGACGCCGCACGGCGACAACCACGACATCTGGATCAACCCGAAGGACGGGCAGATCATGATCCAGGCGAACGACGGCGGCGTGAACGTCTCGCTGAACGGCGGCCGCACGTGGAGCTCGCAGTACAACCAGCCGACGGCCGAGATCTACCAGGTCGCGGTGGACAACCAGTACCCGTACCTCCTGTACGGCGCGCAGCAGGACAACTCGACGCTCATCGTGCCGTCGCTGCCGACGACGTCGTCGTCGCCCGACGATCCGATCCAGAGCTGGCGCCAGGGCCCCGGCTGCGAGACGGGCCCGATCCTGCCGCACATCACGAATCCGGACACGGTCTACGGCTCGTGCAAGGGGCAGTTCAGCCGCGCGTCGCTGCGCAGCGGCCAGGAGCAGCAGTCGTGGGTGGGCGCGCAGTCGCTCTACGGCAACGCGGGCAAGGACCTGATCTACCGCTTCCAGCGCGTGTCGCCGATGGAGACGAGCCCGCACGACGCGCGCACGGTCTACTACGGCTCGCAGTACGTGCACCGCACGCGCGACGAGGGGAAGACGTGGGAGCGCATCTCCCCCGACCTCACGGCGAACGATCCGCAGTACCAGTCGGTGATCTCGGGCAGCCCGATCACGATCGACGTGACGGGTGAGGAGATGTACGCCACGCTCTACGCGATCCGCGAGTCGACGCTGGAGCCGGGCGTGATCTGGACGGGCGCGAACGACGGCCCGATCCACGTCACGCGCGACGGCGGGAAGACGTGGGCGAAGGTGACGCCGCCCGACCTCGGCCCCGGCGGCCGCGTGCAGAACATCGAGCCGTCGCCGCATCGCAAGGGCGCCGCGTACGTCGCGGTGCTGCGCTACCAGCTCGGCGACTTCAAGCCGTACCTCTACGCCACGAACGACTACGGCAAGTCGTGGCGCCTGCTGACGCCCGGCGACAACGGCATCCCGGCCGACGAGCCGACGCGCGTGGTGCGCGAGGATCCCGCGCGCGCGGGGCTGCTGTACGCGGGCACGGAGTTCGGGGCGTACGTGTCGTTCGACGACGGGCGCCGCTGGCAGTCGCTGCAGCTCAACCTCCCGAACACGCCGATCACCGACCTGCGCGTGCACCGCAACGACCTGGTGATCTCGACGCAGGGCCGCTCGTTCTGGATCCTGGACAACGTCACGCCGCTGCACGCGCTCGCGGACGAGCGGCAGCGCGCCGCGCTGGCGGGCGCGCCCGCGCATCTCTTCCGCCCGCGCGAGGCGGTGCGCACGCGCTACCGCGCCGGCTTCGGCGGGCTGGAGGCCGAGCGGACCGCGACGGCCGATCCGCAGTATCCGCCGGCGGGCGCGATGATCGACTACTGGATCGCGAAGGCGCCCGAGGGCCAGGCCACGCTCGACATCCTCGACTCGGCCGGCGCGGTGATCCGCAGCATCACGAGCGTCTCGCCCGGCGAGCGCACGCAGGCGGTCGAGAACAACATGCGCGCGCCGGCGTTCGAGCGCACGGGTACGCCGCGCCTCGACGTGCGCGAGGGGATGCGCCGCTTCGTGTGGGACTACACGCTCCCCGGGCCGTGGGACGCGGCCACGCAGCGCCCCGGCCGCAACGGCCCGATGGCCGCGCCGGGCCGCTACACGGCGCGCCTGACGATCGCGAACCCGGCCGCCGGCACGCAGCGCTGGACGATGTCGCAGCCGCTGATCGTGCGCGCCGATCCGCGCCAGCTGAAGGACGGCGTCACGCCCGCGGTGATGCGCGCGCAGCTCGCGCACAACCTCAAGGTGCGCGACATGGTGAGCGAGACGAACCGCCTCGTGGCGCGCGTGCGCGCGGCGCGCACGCGCTTCAACGGCGCGCCGCCGGGCACGATCCAGCAGGACAGCCTGCGGCTGCTGCAGGCGCTCGAGGGCAAGCTGGTGACGCCGGCCATCCGCTACAGCCGTCCGGGGCTGCAGGCGCACATCAGCTACCTGTACGGGATGACGCTGCAGGCCGACCAGCGCGTGCCGCGCGACGCGGTGGAGCGCTACCAGGCGCTGCGCCGCGAGCTCGACGCCGTGCAGGCGGAGGCGCGCCGGCTGCTCGGGCCGGAGCGCGAGACGACGGCGTCGTCGGGCTCGTGA
- a CDS encoding L,D-transpeptidase family protein, which produces MSLIVPGALRASVSDDVIARPVARSADRPGDAPSKARGTPRTPLGTPVAGPLGRPLGTPTIAPSGAPVTTLVSERRAPTAAFSADSLVVEKTQRRLTLWAGGLPIRTYDVALGGNPVGHKEKAGDRRTPEGLYYIDARNPNSRYHLGLHVSYPNAQDVARARAQGFTPGGDIMLHGLPNGQGKVGPLHRAYDWTNGCVAVTDEEIEELFASVPVGTPIRFLP; this is translated from the coding sequence ATGTCCCTCATCGTGCCTGGCGCCCTGCGCGCCTCGGTGAGCGACGACGTCATCGCACGCCCAGTCGCCCGCTCTGCCGACCGCCCCGGGGATGCCCCGTCCAAGGCGCGCGGCACCCCGCGCACGCCCCTGGGCACCCCGGTCGCGGGTCCGCTGGGCCGACCCCTCGGCACGCCGACGATCGCCCCCAGCGGCGCGCCCGTCACCACGCTCGTCAGCGAGCGCCGCGCGCCCACGGCCGCCTTCTCCGCCGACAGCCTCGTCGTCGAGAAGACGCAGCGCCGCCTCACGCTCTGGGCGGGCGGCCTGCCGATCCGCACCTACGACGTCGCCCTCGGCGGCAACCCGGTGGGGCACAAGGAGAAGGCGGGCGATCGGCGCACGCCCGAGGGGCTCTACTACATCGACGCGCGCAACCCGAACAGCCGCTACCACCTCGGGCTGCACGTCTCGTATCCCAACGCGCAGGACGTCGCCCGCGCCCGCGCGCAGGGCTTCACGCCCGGCGGCGACATCATGCTCCACGGCCTGCCCAACGGGCAGGGCAAGGTCGGGCCCCTGCACCGCGCCTACGACTGGACCAACGGCTGCGTCGCCGTGACCGACGAGGAGATCGAGGAGCTGTTCGCCTCGGTGCCCGTGGGGACGCCGATCCGCTTCCTCCCCTGA
- a CDS encoding NAD+ synthase, with protein sequence MTQVALADHGHPPSLDVDPALLEAWLVAFLRDELARRGFRKAIVGCSGGVDSAVTCFLAARALGPEHVVAVRMPYRTSSPESLAHAQLVIDALGLEGRTVDISPAVDGYLASAPDADPSRRGNVMARLRMITLFDLSAALRALPLGTGNKTERLFGYFTWHADDSPPVNPLGDLFKTQVWALARHLGVPDVIVEKPASADLIAGQTDEGDFGISYQQADRILNWLLTGHRPEELVARGFAAADVERVRKRVAGTHWKRRLPAVAMVSPTAIGEAYLRPVDY encoded by the coding sequence GTGACGCAGGTCGCGCTCGCCGACCATGGCCATCCGCCCTCGCTCGACGTCGACCCCGCCCTGCTCGAGGCGTGGCTCGTCGCCTTCCTGCGCGACGAGCTGGCGCGCCGCGGCTTCCGGAAGGCGATCGTCGGCTGCTCGGGCGGCGTCGACTCGGCCGTCACCTGCTTTCTGGCGGCGCGCGCACTCGGACCCGAGCACGTGGTCGCGGTGCGGATGCCGTACCGCACGTCGAGCCCCGAGTCGCTGGCGCACGCCCAGCTCGTCATCGACGCGCTCGGGCTCGAGGGGCGCACGGTGGACATCTCCCCCGCGGTCGACGGCTACCTGGCGAGCGCGCCGGACGCCGACCCGTCGCGGCGCGGCAACGTGATGGCGCGGCTGCGCATGATCACGCTGTTCGACCTGTCGGCCGCGCTCCGCGCGCTCCCGCTCGGCACCGGCAACAAGACCGAACGGCTGTTCGGCTACTTCACCTGGCATGCGGACGACTCCCCGCCGGTGAACCCGCTGGGCGACCTGTTCAAGACGCAGGTGTGGGCACTCGCGCGCCACTTGGGGGTTCCAGACGTGATCGTCGAGAAGCCGGCGTCGGCGGACCTGATCGCGGGTCAGACCGACGAGGGCGACTTCGGCATCAGCTATCAGCAGGCGGACCGGATCCTCAACTGGCTGCTCACGGGCCACCGCCCGGAGGAGCTGGTCGCGCGCGGCTTCGCGGCCGCGGACGTGGAGCGGGTGCGCAAGCGGGTGGCGGGGACGCACTGGAAGCGGCGGCTGCCGGCCGTCGCCATGGTGAGCCCGACGGCCATCGGCGAGGCGTACCTGCGGCCGGTGGACTACTGA
- a CDS encoding penicillin-binding protein 1A, with translation MPRLARPRATRAVPRTSRALTHALTHALTHALALAASVAISAATPHASIHAQAPASGTGEPWRIIPLPQSTVVYARDGSMIGEFGRQVRTSVALRTLPRWVPAAFIAVEDKRFYQHNGVDVIGIAGALKDAIGGDVRGASTITQLLVGNMHPDVIDRRDRGPGRKLREQQAALEMERRYSKEQILEAFLNTIAFGHGWHGIDAAARHYFGKPAAQLTLAEAASLASMPKSPVQYDPARFPARNRERRNTVLDLMVEQGFVPRAQAEAAKREPVRTVPNGGMTVTAPWFVDVVRLQAERAGVPVREGGYRIHTTLDPALQAAAVQALRDQLDALEQRPGWRHPTYAKYHAGADSAKRGKPAYLQGAVVAVDPGTGEVRALVGGRDYADSPFDRAVNGNRQPGSSFKPIVYAAALSAGLAPNAPVGDTAIAIQLPEGRTYSPDNSDNQFLGIIPLRQALARSRNPVAVQLAQQVGMDSVIALARRFGIRAPIAPYPSSALGASAVQPLDFVTSYATFANLGVAVEPRLVARVEDRAGKTVWTPPQAAPTLALDPRVAFIVRDMLRDVVDHGTATSVRRYVPARIPVAGKTGTTNDNADVWFVGMTPDLVAGVWIGFDTPKTITPGAAGGTLAAPIWGQMVSRWYGNRPSGTWTPPAGLVSVELDRQTGLPVDSTTSPERRYLEWFVEGTQPGAAAFTPWSLFRAGPVLTPR, from the coding sequence ATGCCCCGCCTCGCCCGGCCGCGCGCCACGCGCGCCGTCCCTCGCACGTCGCGCGCCCTGACGCACGCCCTGACGCACGCCCTGACGCACGCGCTGGCGCTCGCAGCGTCCGTCGCGATCTCCGCCGCGACTCCGCACGCGTCGATCCACGCCCAGGCGCCCGCCTCGGGCACCGGCGAGCCGTGGCGCATCATCCCGCTGCCGCAGTCGACGGTCGTGTACGCGCGCGACGGGTCGATGATCGGCGAGTTCGGGCGCCAGGTGCGCACGAGCGTCGCGCTGCGCACGCTGCCGCGCTGGGTGCCCGCCGCGTTCATCGCGGTCGAGGACAAGCGCTTCTACCAGCACAACGGCGTCGACGTGATCGGCATCGCCGGCGCGCTGAAGGACGCGATCGGCGGCGACGTGCGCGGCGCGAGCACGATCACGCAGCTGCTCGTCGGCAACATGCACCCCGACGTGATCGACCGGCGCGACCGCGGACCGGGGCGCAAGCTGCGCGAGCAGCAGGCGGCGCTGGAGATGGAGCGCCGCTACTCCAAGGAGCAGATCCTCGAGGCGTTCCTCAACACGATCGCGTTCGGGCACGGCTGGCACGGCATCGACGCGGCGGCGCGCCACTACTTCGGCAAGCCCGCGGCGCAGCTCACGCTGGCCGAGGCGGCGTCGCTGGCGTCGATGCCGAAGAGCCCCGTGCAGTACGATCCCGCGCGCTTTCCCGCGCGCAACCGCGAGCGCCGCAACACGGTGCTCGACCTGATGGTGGAGCAGGGCTTCGTGCCGCGCGCGCAGGCGGAGGCGGCCAAGCGCGAGCCGGTGCGCACGGTGCCCAACGGCGGCATGACGGTCACGGCGCCCTGGTTCGTGGACGTCGTGCGCCTGCAGGCGGAGCGCGCGGGCGTGCCCGTGCGCGAGGGCGGCTACCGCATCCACACCACGCTCGACCCCGCGCTGCAGGCGGCGGCGGTGCAGGCGCTGCGCGACCAGCTGGACGCGCTGGAGCAGCGCCCGGGCTGGCGCCATCCGACGTACGCGAAGTACCACGCGGGCGCCGACTCCGCGAAGCGCGGCAAGCCGGCGTACCTGCAGGGCGCCGTCGTCGCGGTCGATCCGGGCACGGGCGAGGTGCGCGCGCTGGTCGGCGGCCGCGACTACGCGGACTCGCCGTTCGATCGCGCGGTGAACGGCAACCGGCAGCCCGGCTCGTCGTTCAAGCCGATCGTCTACGCGGCGGCGCTGTCGGCGGGGCTGGCGCCCAACGCGCCGGTCGGCGACACCGCGATCGCGATCCAGCTCCCCGAGGGGCGCACCTACTCGCCCGACAACTCGGACAACCAGTTCCTCGGCATCATCCCGCTGCGGCAGGCGCTCGCGCGCTCGCGCAACCCGGTCGCCGTGCAGCTGGCGCAGCAGGTGGGGATGGACTCGGTGATCGCGCTGGCGCGCCGCTTCGGCATCCGCGCCCCCATCGCGCCCTATCCGTCCAGCGCCCTCGGCGCGTCGGCGGTGCAGCCGCTCGACTTCGTGACGTCGTACGCGACGTTCGCGAACCTGGGCGTGGCGGTGGAGCCGCGCCTGGTGGCGCGCGTCGAGGACCGTGCCGGCAAGACGGTCTGGACGCCGCCGCAGGCCGCGCCGACGCTCGCGCTCGACCCGCGGGTCGCGTTCATCGTGCGCGACATGCTGCGCGACGTGGTGGACCACGGCACCGCCACGAGCGTGCGCCGCTACGTGCCCGCGCGCATCCCGGTGGCCGGCAAGACGGGGACGACGAACGACAACGCGGACGTCTGGTTCGTCGGCATGACGCCCGACCTCGTGGCGGGCGTCTGGATCGGCTTCGACACGCCGAAGACGATCACGCCCGGCGCGGCCGGTGGCACGCTCGCGGCGCCCATCTGGGGGCAGATGGTGAGCCGCTGGTACGGCAACCGGCCCTCGGGCACCTGGACGCCGCCCGCCGGGCTGGTGTCGGTGGAGCTGGACCGGCAGACGGGGCTCCCCGTCGACTCGACGACGTCGCCCGAGCGCCGCTACCTGGAGTGGTTCGTGGAGGGGACGCAGCCCGGCGCGGCGGCGTTCACGCCGTGGTCGCTCTTCCGCGCGGGCCCGGTGCTGACGCCGCGCTGA
- a CDS encoding nucleoside deaminase — MTASRIPEDAPGASPTAAGASVQVTLPDWIDDVVDWERPYRTDEERMRLAIALSRENVARDTGGPFGAAIFEEASGRLVAVGVNSVVRLNNSTLHAEMVAFQFAQARRATFSLSAEGLPTHTLATSCDPCAMCLGATLWSGVRRVLCGATRDDAMLLQFDEGPVFASSWAYLKRKGLEVRRGFLREEAVEVFELYRQRGGAIYNG; from the coding sequence ATGACTGCCTCTCGCATTCCCGAGGACGCGCCCGGCGCGTCGCCCACGGCCGCCGGCGCGTCCGTGCAGGTCACGCTCCCCGACTGGATCGACGACGTCGTCGACTGGGAGCGCCCGTACCGCACCGACGAGGAGAGGATGCGCCTCGCGATCGCGCTCTCGCGCGAGAACGTGGCGCGCGACACGGGCGGGCCGTTCGGCGCCGCGATCTTCGAGGAGGCGAGCGGCCGCCTGGTCGCCGTCGGCGTGAACAGCGTCGTGCGACTGAACAACAGCACGCTGCACGCGGAGATGGTCGCCTTCCAGTTCGCGCAGGCCCGCCGCGCGACGTTCTCGCTGTCGGCCGAGGGGCTCCCCACGCACACGCTCGCGACCAGCTGCGATCCCTGCGCGATGTGCCTCGGCGCGACGCTGTGGAGCGGCGTGCGGCGCGTGCTCTGCGGCGCGACGCGCGACGACGCGATGCTGCTGCAGTTCGACGAGGGGCCGGTGTTCGCGTCGTCGTGGGCGTACCTCAAGCGGAAGGGCCTCGAGGTGCGCCGGGGCTTCCTGCGCGAGGAGGCGGTGGAGGTGTTCGAGCTGTACCGGCAGCGGGGCGGGGCGATCTACAACGGCTAG